The following proteins are encoded in a genomic region of Sorangiineae bacterium MSr12523:
- a CDS encoding oxidoreductase has product MTSRTALIVGATGLVGNHCLDLLRSEPQYRRVVVLTRRTLGVADAKLSEELVDFDRLDEHPDAFRCDDVYCCLGTTRKIAGSNEAFRKVDHDYIVEVARLAKERGAKRFALVSSMGADVRSRNFYLRVKGETERDVEALGYDVLQIFRPSFLVGQRNVRRPSEAMVVAVTRGVSNALIGPLRKYRPIEASTVAAAMVRSLVQGEPGQRIHTFDGIQSLVPREASV; this is encoded by the coding sequence ATGACCTCACGCACTGCGCTCATCGTAGGTGCCACGGGACTGGTGGGGAATCACTGCCTCGATCTTCTCCGGTCCGAACCGCAATACCGCCGCGTGGTCGTGCTCACGCGCCGCACCCTCGGCGTGGCCGATGCGAAGTTGAGCGAGGAGCTCGTCGACTTCGATCGGCTCGACGAACACCCCGACGCGTTTCGTTGCGACGACGTTTATTGCTGCCTAGGGACCACGCGAAAGATCGCCGGCTCCAACGAAGCGTTCCGCAAAGTCGATCACGACTACATCGTCGAGGTGGCCCGCCTCGCCAAGGAGCGCGGTGCCAAGCGCTTCGCCCTCGTCTCCAGCATGGGGGCCGATGTGCGGTCGCGCAATTTCTACCTGCGCGTGAAGGGCGAGACCGAACGTGACGTCGAGGCGCTCGGCTACGACGTCCTGCAGATCTTCCGCCCCAGCTTCCTCGTCGGGCAGCGCAACGTGCGCCGCCCCAGCGAAGCGATGGTCGTCGCCGTCACGCGCGGGGTGTCCAATGCCCTCATCGGCCCCTTGCGCAAATACCGCCCCATCGAGGCCTCCACCGTGGCCGCGGCGATGGTGCGCTCGCTCGTGCAGGGAGAGCCGGGGCAGCGGATTCACACGTTCGACGGCATTCAGTCCCTCGTTCCGCGCGAGGCCAGCGTTTAG
- a CDS encoding YaeQ family protein: MALTATIHRVEIALSDVDRGVYESLDLRVARHPSESLRYMLTRLFAYALSYEEGIAFSKGGLSSTDEPPIAVHDPTGLLLAWIDVGAPSAERLHKASKAAKRVALYTHAELTLLRREWAKKEIHRAADIEVWRLEPAFLDGLEASIERHTQWELVRNEGQLYVTAGKLTREGTITRRTLVELVER, encoded by the coding sequence ATGGCCCTTACTGCGACAATACATCGAGTCGAGATCGCCCTGTCGGATGTCGACCGCGGCGTTTATGAGTCCTTGGATTTGCGGGTGGCGCGGCATCCTTCGGAGAGCCTGCGCTACATGCTCACACGCCTCTTTGCGTATGCCCTCTCGTACGAGGAAGGCATTGCCTTCAGCAAAGGCGGGCTCTCCTCCACCGACGAGCCGCCCATTGCCGTGCACGATCCGACGGGGCTGCTGCTCGCGTGGATCGATGTTGGCGCGCCCTCGGCGGAGCGGTTGCACAAGGCCTCGAAGGCCGCCAAGCGGGTGGCGCTCTATACGCACGCGGAGCTGACCTTGCTTCGGCGCGAATGGGCCAAGAAGGAAATTCATCGCGCGGCCGACATCGAAGTATGGCGGCTCGAGCCGGCATTTCTCGACGGGCTCGAGGCGAGCATCGAGCGGCACACCCAATGGGAGCTGGTGCGAAACGAGGGACAGCTCTACGTGACGGCGGGCAAGCTGACGCGGGAGGGAACGATCACGCGCCGTACTCTGGTCGAGCTGGTCGAGCGCTAA
- a CDS encoding translocation/assembly module TamB, protein MRSRRVLGILGTVVGTTVTFVTATVAGALLHLDLPATRRVAAHQIHALLAQSLKGRIALERIAHLGLDGVRGVRAQVTDPSGQRVLLADGVDARLSAMAVLKSALLGKGDIEITVTKLDIAYLEANLDDDQSSEHVMRLLRAFEPVEPPKPVPPKPPDPTARGLRLFFPHASLTHGWVHGTMAGAPALDVDADGLSVRVLVAPKDTRIDLDGAHLAARGMPNRANPHGNAEFHLAMPSHSGESMELTGRFDGDAGGVPAHAHARMNGDRLDAVLDVPRTEAERLRGMFDPPPVREPFEAHAEVHGELSRLEAKAHVTAGPGAVDVTGTVGLGADRTHVVAHVAARDVDVRAFSETAPASKLAATSEIELAIGPQGALSGVYTFDVLPGSFGPNAVPPAHVRGRFTEDSARAEGSIEERGAPVAFEATMRPVGEHHRVDFAVSSNVPAVERVPRLESLTRGLAGAFDLKATGSVDVEGQTLDARLQANVRDFAYTDTAQVARATVDARATGTFSAPRIDASVHASDVVAGGYDVRTLGVRGSVDPVHQVVRNARVTLDRNGETVSVNVDRLVAANALKVDGLVISGLGAPAHASLSKSAHGLTVHAKADGLDLDRMARLLDVQDKVSGGTLAFAIDASLAERTAKGRVDLSVEDATVSELQHGNVELAAVLNDDDLDIGVKADFAEAGHISLRSTKAKLHGTKGPLDVAAWKGLIGRAALDGEIDLERIASLVPPNQRPFGEMKGKLDVTGTLRRDSPTVAPEISLSTQTRGLVLAGTQPETPPPVGRTKVVAPPAWRSSDVDAALNLRVDATSGHAELSARLVDAHGPLMNFDAKAELPYNELWSDPDPAHAMAELEKVPFEARFQVPRRKVADLPPALRTKGMPGNLELNLSASGNAQEPRLAIDARLSDFKVEPGTRTPATDTRMNASYDGKRFETTVRVNTLPGTEVLTAKAQANVNIEDLLHPVAGRELPWDADLQAKLANFPLQSVSQFSDMQVRGTMRGELAVQGIHKDARARARLDIEKLAVGEARYKGGFIEAHAGGPEPTEAVVRFDQDDGFFEARARATTTWGAAVAPALDESKPVEANVSAQHFRVAALEPFLAGAVSDLDGYLDAKAQGRWDPRSKDAKMSGQLAFREGVVNLPALGDELHGVRATVKLTEDGRVRVDDVVAHGTEGRLSASAEAKLAGTKLEHASGKVHIREREALPLALQGEPIGAIYGDVSVDLRNSPDGRTTTMNVNIPSFHTKLPPTGGNSVQDLEARNDIQIGVERKRDELTKLPLDQEDYEGGEAKTTNEPQTVTTVNVHLGDDVEIRRSTDVKVGVTGDPRIQISGEKTKMTGRLRLTGGFIELQGKKLEIERGTVSFVGEPNNPEIVVTARWNAPDGTLVYADFVGPLKTGKVNLRSEPPRPKNEIVALLMFGTAEGSQSTPYPQRQPDGTVRAVGMGGAYAAQGLNKGIEDLAGTDRITAHIDTTQSANPRPELEFQLSRSLAVKLGHALGVPPLDRPDRNFLIISWRVKRNWTLETTFGDRGTSIVDGVWQRRY, encoded by the coding sequence ATGCGATCGCGACGCGTTCTCGGCATTCTTGGTACGGTCGTAGGCACCACGGTCACGTTCGTCACGGCCACGGTGGCCGGTGCGCTTTTGCACCTCGATTTGCCGGCGACGCGGCGTGTCGCGGCCCATCAGATCCATGCCCTGTTGGCGCAATCGCTCAAGGGACGCATCGCCCTCGAGCGCATCGCGCACCTCGGGCTCGATGGCGTGCGCGGCGTGCGTGCTCAGGTGACCGATCCGAGCGGACAACGCGTGTTGCTGGCCGACGGCGTGGATGCGCGGCTATCGGCCATGGCTGTGCTGAAATCCGCACTGCTTGGAAAAGGCGATATCGAGATCACCGTGACGAAACTCGATATCGCCTATCTGGAGGCGAATCTCGACGACGACCAGAGCTCCGAGCACGTGATGCGTCTGCTTCGTGCATTCGAGCCCGTCGAGCCCCCCAAGCCCGTGCCGCCCAAGCCACCGGATCCCACCGCGCGCGGGCTGCGGCTCTTCTTTCCGCACGCATCCCTCACGCATGGCTGGGTGCACGGCACCATGGCGGGTGCGCCCGCACTGGACGTCGATGCCGATGGGCTTTCCGTCCGGGTGCTCGTCGCGCCGAAGGACACGCGCATCGATTTGGATGGCGCGCACCTCGCCGCGCGCGGAATGCCCAATCGAGCCAACCCGCATGGGAATGCCGAGTTCCACTTGGCCATGCCCTCGCACAGCGGCGAGTCGATGGAGCTCACCGGGCGGTTCGATGGCGATGCAGGAGGCGTCCCTGCGCACGCGCACGCGCGCATGAATGGCGATCGCCTGGATGCGGTGCTCGATGTACCGCGCACCGAAGCGGAGCGGCTTCGCGGCATGTTCGATCCGCCGCCCGTCCGCGAGCCGTTCGAGGCCCATGCCGAGGTGCATGGCGAGCTGTCGCGCCTCGAGGCCAAAGCGCACGTGACCGCAGGCCCAGGCGCGGTCGACGTCACGGGCACCGTAGGCCTCGGCGCCGACCGCACCCACGTCGTCGCGCACGTGGCCGCACGCGATGTGGACGTTCGCGCGTTCTCGGAGACGGCGCCGGCCTCGAAGCTTGCCGCAACCAGCGAAATCGAGCTGGCCATCGGGCCCCAAGGCGCGCTCTCCGGCGTGTACACCTTCGATGTGCTGCCCGGCTCCTTCGGGCCGAACGCCGTCCCGCCGGCGCACGTGCGGGGACGCTTCACGGAAGACAGCGCCCGCGCCGAGGGCTCCATCGAGGAGCGCGGCGCGCCCGTCGCCTTCGAGGCCACCATGCGCCCCGTCGGAGAGCACCATCGGGTCGACTTCGCTGTCTCCAGCAACGTGCCGGCGGTGGAGCGCGTCCCGCGGCTCGAAAGCCTCACGCGGGGCTTGGCCGGTGCGTTCGATCTGAAGGCCACGGGAAGCGTCGACGTCGAGGGCCAAACCCTGGACGCGCGGCTCCAAGCCAACGTGCGCGATTTCGCCTACACCGATACGGCGCAAGTGGCCCGCGCCACCGTCGACGCACGGGCGACGGGCACCTTCTCCGCGCCCCGCATCGATGCCAGCGTCCACGCCAGCGACGTCGTCGCGGGCGGCTACGATGTTCGCACCCTTGGCGTGCGCGGCTCGGTCGATCCCGTGCACCAAGTCGTCCGAAACGCGCGCGTGACCCTCGACCGCAACGGCGAAACCGTGTCCGTCAACGTCGACCGCCTGGTGGCGGCCAATGCTTTGAAGGTCGATGGCCTCGTCATTTCGGGCCTGGGCGCGCCGGCGCACGCCTCGCTTTCGAAAAGCGCGCATGGCCTGACGGTGCACGCCAAGGCCGACGGGCTCGATCTGGACCGCATGGCCCGCCTGCTCGATGTCCAGGACAAAGTCTCGGGAGGGACGCTGGCCTTCGCCATCGACGCAAGCCTCGCGGAGCGCACGGCGAAGGGGCGCGTGGACCTGTCCGTGGAAGACGCCACCGTCTCCGAGCTGCAACACGGCAACGTGGAGCTTGCGGCGGTCCTGAACGACGACGATCTCGACATCGGCGTGAAGGCCGACTTCGCGGAGGCGGGGCACATCTCGCTGCGCAGCACGAAGGCGAAGTTGCACGGGACGAAGGGTCCGCTCGACGTCGCAGCGTGGAAAGGCCTCATCGGCCGTGCTGCACTGGACGGCGAGATCGACTTGGAGCGAATCGCCTCGCTCGTGCCGCCCAACCAGCGGCCCTTCGGCGAGATGAAGGGGAAGCTCGACGTCACGGGGACCCTGCGCCGCGATTCGCCGACCGTGGCGCCCGAGATCAGCCTTTCCACCCAGACGCGCGGGCTGGTGCTCGCCGGCACGCAACCCGAGACGCCGCCGCCCGTGGGACGAACGAAGGTCGTCGCACCGCCCGCCTGGCGAAGCAGCGACGTCGATGCAGCGCTCAATCTGCGCGTGGATGCGACCAGCGGCCACGCCGAGCTGTCCGCGCGCCTCGTCGATGCACATGGCCCCTTGATGAATTTCGACGCCAAAGCGGAGCTGCCCTACAACGAGCTCTGGAGCGATCCCGATCCGGCCCACGCGATGGCGGAGCTGGAAAAGGTGCCCTTCGAGGCGCGTTTCCAGGTGCCCCGCCGCAAGGTCGCCGATCTTCCGCCGGCGCTTCGCACCAAAGGAATGCCCGGGAACCTCGAGTTGAATCTGTCCGCCTCGGGCAACGCGCAGGAGCCGCGCCTCGCGATCGATGCGCGCCTTTCCGACTTCAAGGTCGAACCCGGGACCCGCACGCCGGCGACGGACACGCGCATGAACGCCTCCTACGACGGAAAGCGATTCGAGACCACCGTGCGCGTGAACACGCTTCCAGGCACGGAGGTCCTCACGGCGAAAGCTCAAGCCAACGTGAACATCGAGGATCTGCTCCATCCCGTGGCCGGGCGCGAGCTGCCATGGGATGCGGATCTGCAGGCAAAACTGGCCAACTTTCCGCTGCAGAGCGTGTCGCAATTTTCCGATATGCAGGTGCGCGGAACGATGCGCGGCGAGCTGGCCGTGCAAGGCATTCACAAGGATGCCCGGGCGCGCGCGCGCCTGGACATCGAGAAGCTCGCGGTGGGCGAGGCGCGCTACAAAGGCGGATTCATCGAGGCCCATGCGGGCGGGCCCGAGCCGACGGAAGCCGTGGTGCGGTTCGACCAGGACGACGGATTCTTCGAGGCGCGCGCCCGCGCCACGACGACATGGGGCGCGGCCGTGGCACCGGCACTCGACGAGAGCAAACCGGTCGAGGCCAACGTCTCCGCGCAGCACTTCCGAGTTGCCGCGCTGGAACCCTTTCTTGCGGGCGCGGTGAGCGATCTGGACGGATACCTCGATGCGAAAGCGCAAGGTCGATGGGATCCCCGTTCGAAGGACGCGAAGATGAGCGGCCAGCTCGCCTTCCGCGAAGGCGTGGTCAACCTGCCCGCGCTCGGCGACGAGCTGCACGGCGTGCGCGCGACGGTGAAGCTCACCGAGGACGGCCGCGTTCGCGTCGATGACGTGGTGGCGCACGGTACCGAGGGCAGGCTCTCGGCCAGTGCGGAGGCCAAGCTGGCCGGCACCAAGCTGGAGCACGCATCCGGCAAGGTGCACATCCGCGAACGCGAAGCGCTGCCGCTGGCCCTCCAAGGCGAACCGATCGGCGCCATCTATGGCGATGTGAGCGTCGACCTTCGCAACAGCCCCGATGGCCGCACCACCACGATGAACGTGAACATCCCCAGCTTCCACACGAAGCTGCCGCCCACCGGCGGGAACAGTGTGCAAGATCTCGAAGCGCGCAACGACATCCAGATTGGCGTCGAGCGCAAACGCGACGAGCTGACCAAGCTACCGCTCGATCAAGAGGACTACGAAGGCGGCGAAGCAAAGACCACGAACGAGCCACAGACCGTCACGACGGTCAACGTTCACCTGGGTGACGATGTCGAGATTCGGCGCTCCACCGATGTGAAGGTCGGTGTAACCGGCGATCCTCGAATCCAAATTAGCGGCGAAAAGACGAAAATGACCGGACGGCTCCGCCTTACCGGCGGATTCATCGAGCTGCAGGGTAAGAAGCTCGAAATCGAGCGCGGCACGGTATCGTTCGTGGGCGAACCGAACAATCCCGAAATCGTGGTGACCGCGCGCTGGAATGCCCCGGATGGGACTTTGGTGTACGCCGATTTCGTCGGCCCGCTCAAAACGGGGAAAGTCAATTTGCGGTCGGAGCCGCCACGGCCCAAGAACGAGATCGTGGCGCTGCTGATGTTCGGCACCGCGGAGGGCTCACAATCGACGCCGTACCCGCAGCGGCAGCCCGATGGAACCGTTCGCGCCGTCGGGATGGGCGGCGCCTATGCAGCACAAGGGCTCAACAAAGGCATCGAGGATCTCGCAGGGACCGATCGCATTACGGCCCACATCGACACAACGCAATCGGCCAACCCGCGCCCGGAACTGGAGTTCCAATTGTCGCGCAGCCTCGCGGTGAAGTTGGGCCACGCGCTGGGCGTGCCGCCGCTCGATCGGCCCGATCGCAATTTCTTGATCATCAGCTGGCGCGTGAAACGCAATTGGACGCTGGAAACGACGTTTGGCGATCGAGGAACCTCCATCGTCGACGGTGTCTGGCAACGACGCTATTGA
- a CDS encoding BamA/TamA family outer membrane protein, with product MPKGRAAVDAVNIRGARNVDDSDIAEKLATSPSPKFLSLFRGVVFDYELLDRFVLQRDLARVERFYRARGYYDARAMAGQVIETGKGHVRVEVIVDEGQPVRIEHVTVEGIEGLPPPVRDAALKAAAGRLPHNQPFAEDDLTTAEGDVRRALSDRGYAYAKVTRAAAVDLVRHTAKIVLSATPEKPARFGKVTIEGLGELPAAPVRRAMDIQEGEPYSEADLDSAQQAILELGVFASVEMKPDLRTPPPDDHVVPITVKVEPARLRTVRLGGGFEFDQLRADVHGLVGWESKNFLGGFRSFQVTLKPGLVFYPTRINNLVAPERFFPEEKLRAELRQPGFLEARTTGFVRPEFNVFPVLLNPDAKTPDPVLGYAEFRGSVGVDRTIWKLYAALSQNVQIDIPFMYQGAKDPTLSNIVVSYPELLTQLDFRDDAVHPRKGIFLGNDLQVAGLGGNVRDIRVQPEIRTYIPVAAKGSFVTRLSVGFLFPSNYGDAVRDPARAQLPQDADRTRDLQVMFFRGFFSGGSTSNRGYPFRGVSPHAFVPFLNPETAAAQVQSACVPGSTDPNCTIPIGGFTLWEFQNELRFVINGPLAGAVFCDMSDVSPQTVDIRLTHLHLSCGVGARYDTPVGPIRLDIGYRIPGLQVLGGRTRDEKTPQDLFGIPIAIAFGLGEAF from the coding sequence GTGCCGAAAGGTCGCGCGGCGGTCGATGCCGTGAACATCCGCGGCGCACGCAACGTGGACGATTCCGATATTGCCGAAAAGCTCGCCACGAGCCCCAGCCCGAAATTCTTGTCCCTCTTCCGCGGGGTCGTCTTCGATTACGAACTTCTCGATCGCTTCGTATTGCAGCGCGATCTCGCGCGGGTGGAGCGCTTTTATCGCGCGCGCGGGTACTACGACGCCCGGGCGATGGCAGGCCAGGTCATCGAGACCGGCAAGGGGCACGTCCGCGTCGAGGTCATCGTCGATGAAGGTCAACCGGTCCGCATCGAACATGTCACCGTGGAGGGCATCGAGGGACTCCCACCGCCGGTGCGCGACGCCGCCTTGAAAGCCGCCGCAGGGCGTTTGCCGCACAACCAGCCCTTCGCCGAAGACGACCTCACGACCGCGGAAGGTGATGTGCGGCGCGCGCTCAGCGATCGCGGATACGCGTACGCCAAAGTGACACGCGCCGCCGCCGTGGACCTGGTCCGTCACACGGCCAAAATCGTTCTGAGCGCCACGCCGGAGAAGCCCGCACGCTTCGGCAAGGTGACCATCGAGGGACTGGGCGAGCTGCCGGCTGCACCCGTGCGGCGCGCCATGGATATCCAGGAAGGCGAACCGTATTCCGAGGCCGATCTCGACAGCGCGCAGCAAGCTATTTTGGAATTGGGCGTCTTCGCTTCGGTGGAAATGAAACCGGATTTGCGCACCCCACCGCCGGACGACCACGTGGTGCCGATAACCGTCAAAGTCGAGCCGGCCCGACTTCGCACCGTGCGGCTCGGCGGCGGCTTCGAATTCGACCAATTGCGCGCGGACGTCCACGGGCTCGTGGGTTGGGAGAGCAAAAACTTCCTCGGCGGGTTTCGCAGCTTCCAAGTCACCCTGAAACCCGGCCTGGTGTTTTATCCAACGCGCATCAACAACCTGGTCGCGCCGGAGCGTTTCTTCCCCGAGGAAAAGCTGCGCGCCGAGCTTCGCCAACCCGGCTTTCTCGAGGCGCGCACCACGGGCTTCGTCCGCCCCGAGTTCAATGTATTTCCGGTGCTTCTGAATCCCGATGCAAAAACACCGGATCCGGTATTGGGGTATGCCGAATTCCGAGGTTCGGTCGGTGTCGATCGCACGATTTGGAAGCTGTATGCTGCGTTATCCCAAAATGTGCAAATCGATATCCCCTTCATGTACCAGGGTGCCAAAGACCCGACGCTTTCCAACATCGTGGTCAGCTACCCGGAGCTTCTGACCCAGCTCGACTTTCGCGACGATGCCGTGCATCCGCGAAAAGGCATCTTCCTGGGAAACGATCTGCAGGTGGCCGGGCTCGGCGGGAACGTGCGCGACATTCGCGTGCAGCCCGAGATCCGCACGTACATTCCGGTGGCCGCGAAAGGCTCGTTCGTCACACGCCTGTCCGTCGGGTTTCTTTTCCCCTCGAACTACGGAGACGCCGTGCGCGATCCGGCGCGCGCCCAATTGCCGCAGGATGCCGATCGCACGCGGGATCTTCAAGTCATGTTCTTTCGAGGGTTCTTCTCCGGCGGCTCCACCTCGAATCGCGGTTATCCGTTCCGCGGGGTGAGCCCGCATGCGTTCGTGCCTTTTTTGAATCCGGAGACGGCGGCGGCCCAAGTGCAAAGCGCATGCGTACCTGGGTCCACGGATCCGAATTGCACGATCCCCATTGGGGGATTCACGCTTTGGGAATTTCAGAACGAACTGCGCTTCGTCATCAATGGCCCCCTGGCTGGGGCCGTTTTCTGTGACATGAGTGACGTCTCCCCGCAAACTGTGGACATTCGCCTCACCCACTTGCATCTGTCGTGCGGCGTCGGGGCGCGTTACGACACACCGGTCGGTCCCATTCGATTGGATATCGGCTATCGAATTCCGGGACTTCAGGTGCTCGGCGGCCGAACGCGCGACGAAAAGACGCCGCAGGACCTCTTCGGCATTCCAATTGCCATTGCTTTCGGCCTGGGAGAGGCGTTCTGA
- a CDS encoding YXWGXW repeat-containing protein — protein MGTKQQRGRSQSARHAACSRVTLMRLVFVVLAWCTCAVGCGYARLPHPPYVRQTSAELVEVPYPPPPARVEFVPTKPRDEAVWVDGEWTWHGRRWAWKRGRWVIPASGTAFSPRALIRNDSGTLFVAEGRWRDERTGREVAEPSALAVGKASPGDVVDPEGDPTATGQDLE, from the coding sequence ATGGGTACAAAGCAACAGCGAGGCCGATCGCAGAGCGCCCGGCATGCAGCGTGCTCGCGCGTCACGTTGATGCGGCTCGTATTCGTCGTGCTTGCATGGTGCACGTGTGCGGTTGGCTGCGGCTATGCGCGGCTTCCGCATCCGCCGTACGTTCGGCAAACCTCGGCCGAATTGGTGGAGGTTCCGTATCCGCCGCCGCCCGCCCGTGTCGAGTTCGTACCCACGAAGCCACGCGATGAAGCCGTTTGGGTCGACGGCGAGTGGACGTGGCACGGTCGTCGGTGGGCATGGAAACGTGGCCGATGGGTCATTCCTGCATCCGGAACGGCATTCTCGCCACGTGCGCTGATACGCAACGATTCGGGCACGCTGTTCGTCGCCGAGGGACGATGGCGCGACGAGCGGACGGGCCGCGAGGTCGCGGAGCCCTCCGCGCTGGCCGTTGGAAAAGCGAGCCCCGGCGACGTGGTCGATCCGGAGGGCGATCCGACAGCGACGGGGCAGGATCTCGAGTAG
- a CDS encoding glutathione S-transferase family protein, protein MKLYFSPYSFNSRKALMTALQLGLAPEVIHVDLAKGEQRKPELLAMNPNGKVPVLVDGDFALNESQAIMAYLADRTPGQTLYPTELRARADVNRWLFWSSNHWGIAISMINRERVVKKLIGAGDPDPAQIERGEGFFRDFAKVLDAHLAKREWMSGNAISLSDIAISCPLMVAKMAELPVAEFPNIEAWFARIQTLDAWKRSAG, encoded by the coding sequence GTGAAACTCTATTTTTCCCCGTACTCGTTCAACTCGCGCAAGGCCCTCATGACCGCGTTGCAGCTCGGGCTCGCGCCCGAGGTGATTCACGTGGATCTCGCCAAAGGCGAGCAGCGCAAACCCGAGCTGCTGGCCATGAACCCCAACGGCAAGGTGCCGGTGCTGGTCGATGGCGACTTCGCGTTGAACGAGTCGCAGGCCATCATGGCCTATCTGGCCGACAGGACACCCGGCCAAACGCTTTATCCAACGGAGCTTCGCGCCCGGGCCGACGTGAATCGGTGGCTATTCTGGAGTTCGAACCATTGGGGAATCGCGATATCGATGATCAATCGGGAAAGGGTCGTCAAAAAGCTCATCGGCGCTGGCGATCCGGATCCCGCACAGATCGAGCGCGGCGAAGGTTTCTTTCGCGATTTCGCCAAGGTGCTCGACGCGCATCTCGCCAAGCGAGAGTGGATGAGTGGTAATGCGATATCGCTTTCGGATATTGCCATTTCCTGTCCACTGATGGTGGCGAAAATGGCAGAGTTGCCCGTGGCGGAGTTTCCGAACATCGAAGCATGGTTCGCGCGTATTCAAACGCTCGACGCGTGGAAGCGCAGCGCGGGATGA
- a CDS encoding methyltransferase, with protein sequence MAYLLDNKASRELERLEALQAVADPFTIRRLEAIGVREGWRCLEVGGGGGSIARWLCERVGPAGRVVATDIETRFLDALDTPNLEVRRHDITADALETGAFDVVHERSLLEHLREPEPVLRKMVTALVPGGWLLVEDSDYGSFGQVRGGHEGVFTKVSEAFLSLLASGGHDRMRGRKLGCLVREQGLEDVQFESRATEWGGSRPLTPVWALAIEHLRPRMVDAGLVGHGDIDAFLALIRNPDFVGLTACGCAAWGRKPV encoded by the coding sequence ATGGCTTACCTTCTCGACAACAAAGCCTCGCGTGAATTGGAACGACTCGAAGCTCTGCAGGCGGTGGCCGATCCCTTTACGATTCGACGGCTCGAAGCCATCGGCGTGCGCGAGGGATGGCGCTGCCTCGAGGTGGGCGGAGGCGGTGGGTCCATTGCGCGGTGGCTCTGTGAGCGGGTCGGCCCTGCGGGGCGCGTGGTGGCGACGGACATCGAGACGAGATTTCTCGATGCGCTCGATACGCCCAATCTGGAGGTGCGGCGGCATGACATCACGGCCGACGCGCTCGAAACGGGCGCGTTCGACGTCGTTCATGAACGATCGCTGCTCGAACATCTCCGTGAGCCGGAGCCGGTGCTGCGCAAAATGGTAACGGCGCTCGTACCCGGCGGGTGGCTCCTCGTCGAGGATTCGGACTACGGGTCATTTGGCCAAGTGCGGGGCGGCCACGAAGGCGTTTTCACCAAGGTGAGCGAAGCCTTTTTGAGCCTTCTCGCGTCGGGAGGTCACGACCGCATGCGCGGAAGAAAACTTGGTTGCTTGGTGCGTGAACAAGGGCTCGAAGATGTTCAATTCGAAAGCCGGGCAACGGAATGGGGTGGCTCGCGGCCGCTGACCCCCGTATGGGCCCTTGCGATCGAACACCTCCGCCCTCGCATGGTCGACGCGGGGCTCGTCGGCCATGGCGACATCGATGCGTTTCTCGCGTTGATACGGAATCCGGATTTCGTGGGGCTCACGGCATGCGGGTGCGCCGCCTGGGGAAGAAAACCGGTTTGA